The Streptomyces sp. NBC_01353 genome contains a region encoding:
- a CDS encoding DUF3145 domain-containing protein codes for MTTRGVLYVHSAPRALCPHVEWAVAGVLGARVQLDWIRQPASPGTWRAEFSWQGETGTASKLASALRGWQMLRFEVTAEPCPTAEGERYSATPELGIFHAVTGMHGDILIPEDRLRAALARSVRGETELEAEIAKLLGKPWDDELEPFRYAGEGAPVRWLHQVV; via the coding sequence GTGACGACACGTGGAGTTCTGTACGTTCACTCCGCACCGCGCGCGCTGTGCCCGCACGTCGAATGGGCGGTCGCGGGCGTCCTCGGTGCGAGAGTCCAGCTCGACTGGATCCGCCAGCCGGCGTCCCCCGGCACCTGGAGAGCCGAGTTCTCCTGGCAGGGCGAGACCGGCACCGCCTCCAAGCTCGCCTCCGCCCTGCGTGGCTGGCAGATGCTCCGCTTCGAGGTCACCGCGGAACCCTGCCCCACGGCCGAGGGCGAGCGCTACAGCGCCACGCCGGAGCTGGGCATCTTCCACGCCGTCACCGGAATGCACGGCGACATCCTGATCCCGGAGGACCGCCTCAGGGCCGCACTGGCCCGCTCGGTACGCGGCGAGACGGAACTCGAGGCGGAGATCGCCAAGCTCCTCGGCAAGCCCTGGGACGACGAGCTGGAGCCGTTCCGGTACGCCGGTGAGGGTGCTCCCGTGCGCTGGTTGCACCAGGTCGTCTAG
- a CDS encoding peptidoglycan bridge formation glycyltransferase FemA/FemB family protein — translation MSALLVTAAPPQTTRLEPVTPQAYRTFLATAGAGHGPSFLQLPSWADVKDGWRPRFLGWGPGDGTLTGVALVLLRPFPGTRKYFAYLPEGPVADWSDPDMDGWLTPLLQHLRAAGAFAVRIGPSPAFRSWNARTLKAHTGPGRRLADVLADEVDPLGTAVAERLRSRGWRRCGGDSTSDSDGADAQPRHVYRVPLAGRTTDDLWNGLNQEWRRNVRKARRSGVEIVVGSAADLPEFYRLLGITEQRDGFRLGRSLAYYERQYAVLNAEEPGRMRLYLARHEGEILAAHTMITVGRRVWYQTGASADHRREVRPSNALQWRMMLDAHAAGADVYDMRGIPSTLDPDDRAHGLLRWKLGTGGQAVETLGEWETPLGGTTNHALYRAFQAYLARR, via the coding sequence GTGTCAGCCCTGCTCGTGACGGCCGCACCCCCGCAGACCACCCGGCTGGAGCCCGTCACCCCCCAGGCGTACCGGACCTTCCTCGCGACGGCGGGCGCGGGGCACGGACCCAGCTTCCTCCAACTGCCCTCCTGGGCGGACGTCAAGGACGGCTGGCGTCCCCGATTCCTCGGCTGGGGACCGGGAGACGGCACGCTCACCGGCGTCGCCCTCGTCCTGCTGCGCCCGTTCCCCGGGACCCGTAAGTACTTCGCCTACCTCCCCGAAGGACCCGTCGCCGACTGGTCCGACCCCGACATGGACGGCTGGCTCACCCCGCTGCTCCAGCATCTGCGGGCCGCCGGCGCCTTCGCCGTACGCATCGGGCCCTCGCCCGCCTTCCGCAGCTGGAACGCCCGCACCCTCAAGGCGCACACCGGGCCCGGCCGCCGTCTCGCCGACGTCCTCGCCGACGAGGTCGACCCGCTCGGCACCGCCGTCGCCGAACGGCTCCGCTCCCGCGGCTGGCGCCGCTGCGGCGGCGACTCCACCAGCGACTCCGACGGCGCCGACGCCCAGCCCCGGCACGTCTACCGGGTCCCGCTCGCCGGCCGCACCACGGACGACCTCTGGAACGGCCTCAACCAGGAGTGGCGGCGCAACGTCCGCAAGGCCCGTAGGTCCGGCGTCGAGATCGTCGTCGGCTCGGCCGCCGACCTGCCCGAGTTCTACCGGCTCCTGGGGATCACCGAACAGCGTGACGGCTTCCGGCTCGGCCGCTCCCTCGCCTACTACGAGCGGCAGTACGCGGTCCTCAACGCCGAGGAACCCGGCCGGATGAGGCTCTACCTCGCCCGTCACGAGGGCGAGATCCTCGCCGCCCACACGATGATCACGGTGGGGCGGCGGGTCTGGTACCAGACCGGCGCCTCCGCCGACCACCGCCGCGAGGTCCGCCCCTCCAACGCCCTGCAGTGGCGGATGATGCTCGACGCCCACGCCGCCGGGGCCGACGTCTACGACATGCGCGGGATACCCTCCACCCTTGACCCGGACGACCGCGCCCACGGTCTGCTGCGCTGGAAGCTCGGCACGGGCGGGCAGGCCGTCGAGACGCTGGGGGAGTGGGAGACACCGTTGGGCGGCACGACGAACCATGCGCTGTACCGGGCGTTCCAGGCGTATCTGGCCCGCCGATGA
- a CDS encoding pirin family protein — MIRIQRAGERYPGGDPAAGIETRHALSFGAHYDPDNLRFGAILACNEERLAPGAGFDEHPHSHTEIVTWVVEGELTHRDSTGHTTVVRPGDVQRLSSAAGVRHEERNDGDVPLVFVQMWLAPLEPGGDPSYEIVRGIADSTPYALPEAASMLHVRRLESGERTAVPDTDFVYAHVARGTVRLAGEELAPGDAARITAARDLAVMATSDAELLLWEMRTA, encoded by the coding sequence GTGATTCGTATCCAGCGCGCTGGGGAGCGCTACCCCGGTGGCGACCCCGCGGCCGGGATCGAGACCCGCCACGCCCTCTCCTTCGGCGCGCACTACGACCCCGACAACCTCCGCTTCGGCGCGATCCTCGCCTGCAACGAGGAGCGGCTCGCTCCCGGCGCCGGGTTCGACGAGCATCCGCACAGCCACACCGAGATCGTCACCTGGGTCGTCGAGGGCGAGCTGACCCACCGCGACTCGACCGGTCACACGACCGTCGTCCGCCCCGGGGACGTCCAGCGGCTCAGTTCGGCGGCGGGCGTGCGGCACGAGGAGCGCAACGACGGCGACGTGCCGCTGGTCTTCGTGCAGATGTGGCTCGCGCCGTTGGAACCGGGCGGCGACCCCTCGTACGAGATCGTGCGCGGCATCGCCGACTCCACCCCGTACGCGCTCCCGGAGGCGGCCTCGATGCTGCACGTCCGCCGCCTGGAGTCCGGCGAACGCACCGCCGTCCCGGACACGGACTTCGTCTACGCCCACGTGGCGCGCGGCACGGTCCGCCTGGCCGGCGAGGAACTGGCCCCCGGCGACGCGGCCCGCATCACCGCCGCGCGAGACCTGGCGGTCATGGCCACGTCGGACGCGGAACTCCTCCTCTGGGAGATGCGCACCGCCTGA
- the fabF gene encoding beta-ketoacyl-ACP synthase II, with the protein MSSTNRTVVVTGIGATTPLGGDSASTWEGLIAGRSGVKPLEGERFAELPVQIAALAAVDPGDVLPRPLARKLDRSAQFALIAAREAWADAGYTAPAGEDESIAPERLGSVIASGIGGVTTLLDQYDVLKDKGVRRVSPHTVPMLMPNSPSANVGLEVNARAGVHTPVSACASGAEAIGYAVEMIRTGRADVVVAGGTEAAIHPLPIAAFANMMAMSKNNDEPTKASRPYDTGRDGFVLGEGAGVVILESEEHAKARGARVYCEVLGQGLSADSHHIAQPEPTGRGIAAAMQNLLDSTDLKPSEVVHLNAHATSTPQGDVAEIKALRKVLGDDLDHVAISATKSMTGHLLGGAGGIETVATVLALHNRLAPPTINVDELDPDVVADIVRDEPRELPQGTIAAINNSFGFGGHNVVLAFRTV; encoded by the coding sequence GTGAGCTCGACCAATCGCACCGTGGTCGTCACCGGTATCGGCGCAACCACACCGCTGGGTGGCGACTCCGCATCGACCTGGGAAGGTCTGATCGCGGGACGCTCCGGCGTCAAGCCCCTCGAGGGCGAACGATTCGCCGAACTGCCCGTCCAGATCGCGGCGCTCGCCGCGGTCGACCCGGGTGACGTTCTGCCCCGCCCGCTCGCCCGCAAGCTGGACCGCTCGGCGCAGTTCGCGCTGATCGCGGCCCGCGAGGCGTGGGCCGACGCGGGCTACACCGCCCCGGCCGGTGAGGACGAGAGCATCGCGCCCGAGCGGCTCGGTTCCGTCATCGCCTCCGGCATCGGCGGTGTCACGACTCTGCTCGACCAGTACGACGTGCTGAAGGACAAGGGCGTTCGCCGTGTCTCCCCGCACACCGTGCCCATGCTCATGCCGAACAGCCCCTCCGCCAACGTCGGCCTGGAGGTGAATGCCCGGGCGGGCGTCCACACCCCGGTCTCCGCGTGTGCGTCGGGTGCCGAGGCGATCGGCTACGCCGTCGAGATGATCCGTACCGGCCGGGCCGACGTGGTCGTGGCCGGCGGCACCGAGGCGGCGATCCACCCGCTGCCGATCGCGGCCTTCGCCAACATGATGGCGATGTCCAAGAACAACGACGAGCCGACGAAGGCCTCGCGTCCGTACGACACGGGCCGTGACGGCTTCGTGCTCGGCGAGGGCGCGGGCGTGGTGATCCTCGAGTCCGAGGAGCACGCGAAGGCCCGTGGCGCCCGCGTCTACTGCGAGGTGCTGGGCCAGGGCCTGTCGGCCGACAGCCACCACATCGCGCAGCCCGAGCCGACCGGCCGGGGCATCGCCGCGGCGATGCAGAACCTGCTGGACTCGACGGACCTCAAGCCCTCCGAGGTCGTCCACCTCAACGCGCACGCCACGTCGACGCCGCAGGGCGACGTCGCCGAGATCAAGGCGCTGCGCAAGGTGCTGGGCGACGACCTGGACCACGTCGCGATCTCCGCGACGAAGTCGATGACGGGTCACCTCCTGGGCGGCGCGGGCGGCATCGAGACCGTCGCGACGGTCCTGGCGCTCCACAACCGTCTGGCCCCTCCGACGATCAACGTCGACGAGCTGGACCCGGACGTCGTCGCGGACATCGTCCGCGACGAGCCCCGCGAGCTGCCGCAGGGCACGATCGCCGCGATCAACAACTCGTTCGGCTTCGGCGGCCACAACGTGGTCCTGGCGTTCCGCACGGTCTGA
- a CDS encoding acyl carrier protein, with product MAATQEEIVAGLADIVNEIAGIPTEDVALEKSFTDDLDVDSLSMVEVVVAAEERFDVKIPDEDVKNLKTVGDATAYILKHQG from the coding sequence ATGGCCGCCACCCAGGAAGAGATCGTCGCCGGTCTCGCCGACATCGTGAACGAGATCGCCGGCATCCCGACCGAGGACGTCGCGCTCGAGAAGTCCTTCACGGACGACCTCGACGTCGACTCGCTGTCCATGGTCGAGGTCGTTGTCGCCGCCGAAGAGCGCTTCGACGTCAAGATCCCGGACGAGGACGTCAAGAACCTCAAGACGGTCGGCGACGCGACCGCCTACATCCTGAAGCACCAGGGCTGA
- a CDS encoding ketoacyl-ACP synthase III — protein MSKIKPSKGAPYARIMGVGGYRPTRVVPNEVILEKIDSSDEWIRSRSGISTRHWASAEETVAAMSVEASGKAIADAGIDPEQIGAVIVSTVSHFKQTPAVATEIADKIGAGKPAAFDISAGCAGFGYGLTLAKGMIVEGSAEYVLVIGVERLSDLTDLEDRATAFLFGDGAGAVVVGPSDEPHIGPSVWGSEGDKSETIKQTVPWNEFHGGDVSKLPLNEQGEIKFPAITQEGQAVFRWAVFEMAKVAQQALDAAGITADDLDVFIPHQANMRIIDSMVKTLKLPEHVTVARDVETTGNTSAASIPLAMERLLATGKAKSGDTALVIGFGAGLVYAATVVTLP, from the coding sequence ATGTCGAAGATCAAGCCCAGCAAGGGCGCCCCGTACGCACGGATCATGGGTGTCGGCGGCTACCGCCCCACCCGGGTCGTGCCGAACGAGGTGATCCTCGAGAAGATCGACTCGTCCGACGAGTGGATCCGCTCGCGCTCCGGCATCTCCACCCGTCACTGGGCCTCCGCCGAGGAGACCGTGGCCGCGATGTCGGTCGAGGCCTCCGGCAAGGCCATCGCGGATGCCGGGATCGACCCGGAGCAGATCGGCGCCGTGATCGTCTCCACGGTCTCGCACTTCAAGCAGACCCCGGCCGTCGCCACCGAGATCGCCGACAAGATCGGCGCCGGCAAGCCGGCCGCGTTCGACATCTCCGCCGGCTGCGCGGGCTTCGGCTACGGCCTGACCCTCGCCAAGGGCATGATCGTCGAGGGTTCGGCCGAGTACGTCCTCGTGATCGGTGTCGAGCGACTGAGCGACCTGACGGACCTGGAGGACCGCGCGACGGCCTTCCTGTTCGGCGACGGCGCCGGCGCGGTCGTGGTCGGCCCCTCCGACGAGCCGCACATCGGCCCCTCGGTCTGGGGTTCGGAGGGCGACAAGTCCGAGACGATCAAGCAGACCGTGCCGTGGAACGAGTTCCACGGCGGCGACGTCTCGAAGCTCCCCCTCAACGAGCAGGGCGAGATCAAGTTCCCCGCCATCACGCAGGAGGGTCAGGCGGTCTTCCGCTGGGCCGTCTTCGAGATGGCGAAGGTCGCCCAGCAGGCGCTGGACGCCGCCGGAATCACGGCGGACGACCTGGACGTCTTCATCCCGCACCAAGCGAACATGCGGATCATCGACTCGATGGTGAAGACTCTGAAGCTGCCGGAGCACGTGACGGTCGCCCGTGACGTAGAGACCACCGGCAACACCTCGGCCGCCTCGATCCCGCTCGCTATGGAGCGGCTCCTGGCGACCGGGAAGGCGAAGAGCGGCGACACCGCGCTCGTCATCGGCTTCGGGGCGGGTCTCGTCTACGCCGCGACGGTCGTTACTCTCCCCTAG
- a CDS encoding SGNH/GDSL hydrolase family protein: MRGRQRFRTTVASAAAVLLLCAGTLTGCEAAGPAATAPPKPRPTPKPTPVWDRSPASVAAVGDSITRAFDACSVLSDCPEVSWATGTDTTVNSLALRLLGAKGAAARSWNLARTGARMAELPEQMARAAAEKPELVTVMMGANDACRDRAELMTPVEDFRADFEASLAELRKTAPKAQVYVSSVPDLKRLWSQGKESPMGRQVWKLGICASMLADAEDLSTSAEQRRTRVRDRVVAYNAVLKEVCAKDQRCRYDGGAVFGFRFDGAQLSPWDWFHPSKDGQARLAEIAHRQVTAPEPPA; the protein is encoded by the coding sequence ATGCGCGGCAGACAACGTTTTCGTACCACCGTCGCCTCCGCCGCGGCCGTACTGCTGCTGTGCGCGGGCACTCTGACGGGCTGTGAGGCGGCCGGTCCCGCGGCGACCGCCCCGCCGAAGCCCAGGCCGACACCGAAGCCCACGCCCGTCTGGGACCGCTCCCCCGCCTCCGTGGCGGCCGTCGGCGACTCCATCACCCGCGCCTTCGACGCCTGCTCGGTCCTGTCGGACTGTCCGGAGGTGTCCTGGGCGACCGGCACGGACACCACCGTCAACAGCCTCGCCCTGCGGCTCCTCGGGGCGAAGGGCGCGGCCGCGCGCAGTTGGAACCTGGCGCGGACCGGGGCGCGGATGGCGGAGCTCCCGGAGCAGATGGCACGGGCGGCGGCCGAGAAGCCCGAACTGGTGACGGTGATGATGGGCGCGAACGACGCCTGCCGGGACCGGGCCGAACTGATGACCCCGGTCGAGGATTTCCGCGCGGACTTCGAGGCGTCCCTCGCCGAGCTGCGGAAGACGGCGCCGAAGGCGCAGGTGTACGTGTCGAGCGTGCCGGACCTGAAGCGCCTGTGGTCGCAGGGCAAGGAGAGCCCGATGGGCCGCCAGGTCTGGAAGCTGGGCATCTGCGCCTCGATGCTGGCCGACGCGGAGGATCTGAGCACGTCGGCCGAGCAGCGCCGGACGCGCGTGCGGGACCGGGTGGTGGCGTACAACGCCGTCCTGAAGGAGGTCTGCGCGAAGGACCAGCGCTGCCGGTACGACGGCGGCGCGGTGTTCGGCTTCCGCTTCGACGGAGCGCAGCTCAGCCCGTGGGACTGGTTCCATCCGAGCAAGGACGGGCAGGCGCGGCTCGCGGAGATCGCGCACCGGCAGGTGACGGCTCCGGAGCCGCCCGCGTAG
- a CDS encoding Ig-like domain-containing protein, translating into MSVRTRARTRIRPALAALALCGSLAACSAGAVGAPRATDGTKAPDAQDVPAKVTVVTPAAGRTVTVTATGGTLTTVRVVDTDGGVLAGRTAAGGASWVSDRKAAPGTSYRVDATARTAGGKETTTRSTFSTAKASLVNKLTLAPGKNTTVGIGQPLSIVFDRPVTNKADVEKQLKVTTSNGTIGSWGWLTDWSGKDRVDWRPREYWKPGTKVTLDATLNGTDSGGGWFVRDYRTGFTVGGGAQVVKVDLDRKKLVLERDGREVRTIPVSGGTPGGDKRSWRGTAVLMAKEGTINMNSETVGLGDAYDKMVDHSMRLTWSGMYAHAAPWNAKHFGRANRSSGCIGMSDADAAWFYAQVRPGDPFEIRGADTKGTVAEGNGYGAWNVSWEGWRAKSAVGR; encoded by the coding sequence ATGTCCGTACGCACCCGTGCCCGCACCCGAATACGCCCGGCGCTGGCGGCCCTTGCGCTCTGCGGCTCGCTCGCCGCCTGTTCGGCGGGGGCGGTGGGTGCGCCCCGCGCGACGGACGGGACGAAGGCTCCGGATGCCCAGGACGTGCCGGCGAAGGTGACCGTGGTGACTCCGGCGGCCGGCCGGACGGTGACCGTGACGGCCACCGGCGGCACCTTGACGACGGTGAGGGTCGTGGACACGGACGGCGGTGTGCTGGCGGGCCGTACCGCGGCGGGCGGGGCGTCGTGGGTCTCGGACCGCAAGGCGGCGCCGGGCACGTCGTACCGGGTGGATGCGACGGCCCGTACGGCCGGGGGCAAGGAGACGACGACCCGGTCGACGTTCTCGACGGCGAAGGCCTCGCTGGTCAACAAGCTGACGCTGGCGCCCGGAAAGAACACCACGGTCGGGATCGGGCAGCCGCTCTCGATCGTCTTCGACCGGCCGGTGACCAACAAGGCGGACGTGGAGAAGCAGCTCAAGGTGACGACGTCGAACGGCACGATCGGATCCTGGGGCTGGCTGACGGACTGGTCGGGCAAGGACCGGGTGGACTGGCGGCCGCGGGAGTACTGGAAGCCGGGTACGAAGGTCACGCTGGACGCGACGCTCAACGGGACGGACTCGGGCGGGGGCTGGTTCGTACGGGACTACCGCACCGGCTTCACGGTCGGGGGCGGGGCGCAGGTGGTGAAAGTCGACCTGGACCGCAAGAAGCTGGTGTTGGAGAGGGACGGGCGAGAGGTGCGCACGATCCCTGTGTCGGGCGGGACGCCCGGCGGCGACAAGCGGTCGTGGCGGGGGACGGCGGTGCTGATGGCGAAGGAGGGCACGATCAACATGAACTCGGAGACGGTCGGGCTCGGCGACGCCTACGACAAGATGGTCGACCACTCGATGCGGCTGACCTGGTCGGGCATGTACGCCCACGCGGCGCCGTGGAACGCGAAGCACTTCGGCCGCGCGAACCGCAGCTCCGGCTGCATCGGCATGAGCGACGCCGACGCGGCATGGTTCTACGCCCAGGTCCGCCCGGGCGACCCCTTCGAAATCCGCGGCGCGGACACGAAGGGCACAGTGGCGGAGGGGAACGGCTACGGGGCGTGGAACGTGAGCTGGGAGGGGTGGCGCGCGAAGAGCGCGGTGGGCCGCTGA
- a CDS encoding aldose epimerase family protein, with translation MRITGEPFGSVDGTDVTRWTLQRGAVRVRVLTYGGIVQSVETPDRDGVPGGVALGFPDLEGYLKRPEPYFGALVGRYANRIAGGSFALDGTTYRLARNGGPNCLHGGERGFDKRVWDAEEVASGVRLSRVSPDGEEGFPGRLEVSVTYTLDTDGALRIDYRAEADAPTVVALTNHSYWDLGDGPQELRVAASRFTPTDGTGIPTGEFAEVTGTELDFRTGRPLTIPLDHNFVLDGGGSTAAELYAPGSGRTVTVETTEPGLQVYADPELGGVALEAQHFPDSPNRPEFPSTVLRPGEVYASRTTFRFGTR, from the coding sequence ATGAGGATCACGGGTGAGCCCTTCGGTTCGGTCGACGGTACGGACGTCACGCGCTGGACCCTCCAGCGGGGCGCTGTGCGGGTGCGGGTGCTGACGTACGGCGGCATCGTGCAGTCGGTCGAGACGCCGGACCGGGACGGTGTCCCGGGTGGCGTGGCCCTCGGCTTCCCCGATCTGGAGGGGTATCTGAAGCGTCCGGAGCCGTACTTCGGCGCTCTGGTGGGGCGTTACGCCAATCGGATCGCCGGCGGCTCCTTCGCCCTGGACGGCACGACGTACCGGCTCGCGCGCAACGGCGGGCCGAACTGTCTGCACGGCGGGGAGCGCGGCTTCGACAAGCGGGTGTGGGACGCGGAGGAGGTCGCGTCCGGGGTACGGCTGTCCCGGGTGAGCCCGGACGGCGAGGAGGGCTTCCCCGGCCGCCTGGAGGTCTCGGTGACGTACACGCTCGACACCGACGGGGCGCTGCGGATCGACTACCGCGCGGAGGCGGACGCGCCGACGGTGGTGGCGCTGACGAACCACTCGTACTGGGATCTGGGCGACGGGCCGCAGGAGCTGCGGGTGGCGGCCTCTCGCTTCACACCGACCGACGGGACGGGCATCCCGACCGGAGAGTTCGCCGAGGTCACGGGCACGGAGCTGGACTTCCGTACCGGCAGGCCGCTCACGATCCCGCTGGACCACAACTTCGTCCTGGACGGCGGGGGTTCGACGGCAGCCGAGCTGTACGCGCCGGGGAGCGGCCGTACGGTGACGGTGGAGACCACCGAGCCCGGGCTTCAGGTGTACGCCGACCCGGAGCTGGGCGGGGTCGCCCTGGAGGCGCAGCACTTCCCGGACTCGCCGAACCGGCCGGAGTTCCCGTCGACGGTGCTGCGGCCGGGTGAGGTGTACGCCTCCCGGACGACGTTCCGCTTCGGCACGCGCTGA
- a CDS encoding ACP S-malonyltransferase, translating to MLVLVAPGQGAQTPGFLTPWLELPGAADRLAAWSEAIGLDLAHYGTKADADEIRDTAVAQPLLVAAGLLSAAALGDVTPGAVAGHSVGEITAAAFAGVLDDTAALRLVRTRGLAMAEAAAITETGMSALLGGDPEVTVPHLEKLGLTPANVNGAGQIVAAGTLEQLAALEADKPEGVRRVVPLKVAGAFHTLHMAPAVAKLEAAAKELTVAAPTVRYVSNKDGQVVTEGAEVIARLVGQVANPVRWDLCMETFKALGATALIEVCPGGTLTGLAKRALPGVPTVALKTPDDLDAARTLVAEHTAA from the coding sequence GTGCTCGTACTCGTCGCTCCCGGCCAAGGCGCCCAGACGCCCGGCTTCCTGACTCCCTGGCTCGAACTCCCCGGTGCCGCCGACCGCCTCGCGGCCTGGTCCGAGGCCATCGGGCTCGACCTCGCCCACTACGGCACGAAGGCGGACGCGGACGAGATCCGTGACACCGCCGTGGCCCAGCCGCTGCTCGTGGCCGCCGGACTGCTGTCCGCCGCCGCGCTCGGCGACGTGACCCCCGGCGCCGTCGCCGGCCACAGCGTCGGTGAGATCACCGCCGCCGCGTTCGCCGGCGTCCTCGACGACACCGCCGCCCTGCGTCTCGTACGCACGCGTGGTCTGGCGATGGCCGAGGCCGCCGCGATCACCGAGACCGGCATGTCCGCGCTGCTCGGCGGCGACCCCGAGGTGACGGTTCCGCACCTCGAGAAGCTCGGTCTGACCCCGGCGAACGTCAACGGCGCCGGCCAGATCGTGGCCGCCGGCACCCTGGAGCAGCTGGCCGCCCTGGAGGCGGACAAGCCCGAGGGTGTCCGCAGGGTCGTCCCGCTGAAGGTCGCCGGCGCGTTCCACACGCTCCACATGGCGCCCGCGGTGGCGAAGCTCGAGGCCGCCGCGAAGGAGCTGACCGTGGCCGCCCCGACGGTGCGCTACGTCTCCAACAAGGACGGCCAGGTCGTCACCGAAGGCGCGGAGGTCATCGCGCGCCTGGTCGGCCAGGTCGCCAACCCGGTCCGCTGGGACCTGTGCATGGAGACCTTCAAGGCCCTGGGCGCGACCGCACTGATCGAGGTGTGCCCCGGCGGCACCCTGACCGGTCTCGCCAAGCGCGCCCTGCCGGGTGTTCCCACCGTCGCCCTGAAGACCCCCGACGACCTCGACGCGGCCCGCACGCTCGTCGCCGAGCACACTGCAGCCTGA
- the fasR gene encoding fatty acid biosynthesis transcriptional regulator FasR has translation MSEPTNASHPHSATLKRLEQSSGRLAANAIARMDETLPWYRAMPPENRSWIGLVAQAGIAAFTEWFRHPETPQAISTDVFGTAPRELTRAITLRQTVEMVRTTIEVMETAIEEVAAPGDESILREALLVYAREIAFATAQVYAQAAEARGAWDARLESLVVNAVLSGEADEGAVSRAAALGWNSPDHVCVVLGTAPDGDSELTVEAIRRAARHAKLQVLTGVLGDRLVVIAGGNDNPLAVAKALIGPYAAGPVVAGPVVPDLLAATRSAQAAAAGLKACSAWQDAPRPVLADDLLPERAIASDPSAREQLVEEIYRPLEEAGSALLETLSVYLEQASSLEGAARMLFVHPNTVRYRLRRVTDVTGWSPSDVRSAFTLRIALILGRLADGDSQS, from the coding sequence GTGTCTGAACCGACGAACGCCTCCCATCCGCACTCCGCGACCCTGAAGCGCCTCGAACAGTCCTCCGGGCGGCTCGCCGCCAACGCCATTGCCCGTATGGACGAGACGCTGCCGTGGTACCGGGCGATGCCGCCCGAGAACCGGTCGTGGATCGGTCTGGTCGCCCAGGCCGGTATCGCCGCGTTCACCGAGTGGTTCCGTCACCCGGAGACCCCGCAGGCCATCTCCACCGACGTCTTCGGCACCGCGCCCCGCGAGCTGACCCGCGCGATCACCCTGCGTCAGACCGTCGAGATGGTCCGCACCACCATCGAGGTCATGGAGACGGCGATCGAGGAGGTCGCCGCCCCCGGCGACGAGTCCATCCTTCGCGAGGCGCTCCTCGTCTACGCCCGCGAGATCGCCTTCGCGACCGCCCAGGTCTACGCCCAGGCCGCCGAGGCCCGCGGCGCCTGGGACGCCCGTCTGGAGTCGCTCGTCGTCAACGCGGTCCTCTCCGGCGAGGCCGACGAGGGCGCCGTCTCCCGGGCCGCCGCCCTGGGCTGGAACTCCCCCGACCACGTCTGCGTCGTGCTCGGCACCGCCCCCGACGGCGACAGCGAGCTGACCGTCGAGGCGATCCGCCGCGCCGCCCGGCACGCCAAGCTGCAGGTCCTCACCGGTGTCCTCGGCGACCGGCTCGTCGTCATCGCCGGCGGCAACGACAACCCGCTCGCCGTGGCGAAGGCCCTGATCGGGCCGTACGCCGCCGGACCGGTCGTCGCCGGCCCGGTCGTCCCCGACCTGCTCGCCGCGACCCGCTCCGCGCAGGCCGCCGCCGCCGGGCTCAAGGCGTGCTCGGCCTGGCAGGACGCCCCGCGCCCGGTCCTCGCGGACGATCTGCTGCCTGAGCGCGCCATCGCCTCCGACCCCTCGGCCCGCGAGCAGCTGGTGGAGGAGATCTACAGACCACTGGAAGAAGCCGGCTCGGCGCTTCTGGAAACTCTGAGTGTCTACCTGGAACAGGCGAGCAGCCTGGAAGGCGCGGCGCGGATGCTCTTCGTCCACCCGAACACCGTGCGCTACCGGCTTCGACGTGTGACAGACGTCACCGGCTGGTCACCCTCCGATGTTCGCTCAGCCTTCACGCTGCGGATCGCCCTGATCCTGGGGCGCTTGGCCGACGGAGATTCGCAGTCCTAG